Proteins from a genomic interval of Paenibacillus sp. FSL R5-0623:
- a CDS encoding DMT family transporter, whose amino-acid sequence MTSHLGHQNTKASTGHLLALFTILIWGTTFVSTKVLLTDFTPVEILFFRFLIGYLVLLLIYPRSLRIASFREEWLFIGAGLCGVTLYFLIENIALVYTTASNVGVIVSIAPFFTAVLAHIFLDGEKLTRRFIIGFGIALSGILLIALNGRFILQLNPTGDLLAFIAPAVWAIYSVLMRKIGQLRYHTIGATRKVFFYGLIFMLPALFLFEFHWELGRFTNMSNLSNILYLGLGASALCFVTWNRAVNLLGAINTSVYIYLVPVITVVSSALILQEQITWVIVLGAFLTLFGSYISEQKGRKLNNKNTNPHRG is encoded by the coding sequence ATGACAAGTCATCTTGGTCATCAAAACACTAAAGCCTCTACCGGACATCTACTCGCTTTGTTTACTATACTGATCTGGGGAACTACGTTTGTCTCGACGAAGGTTCTGTTGACTGACTTTACTCCAGTGGAAATTCTATTTTTCCGTTTCCTGATCGGATATTTGGTACTATTATTGATCTATCCACGTTCACTGCGGATCGCCTCATTCAGAGAAGAATGGTTATTTATCGGAGCAGGACTATGTGGGGTGACGTTATATTTTCTTATTGAAAATATTGCTCTGGTGTACACAACAGCTTCCAACGTGGGTGTTATTGTCTCCATTGCCCCGTTCTTCACTGCCGTGCTCGCACACATCTTCTTAGATGGTGAGAAGTTAACTCGCCGCTTCATTATCGGATTCGGGATTGCCTTGAGCGGCATCCTACTCATCGCACTGAACGGCAGATTCATTCTGCAACTGAATCCGACAGGTGATCTGCTTGCTTTCATAGCACCTGCGGTATGGGCGATCTACTCTGTGTTAATGCGGAAAATTGGCCAGCTTCGTTATCACACCATTGGCGCGACTCGCAAAGTATTCTTCTATGGCCTGATCTTCATGCTACCAGCTCTATTCCTGTTTGAATTCCATTGGGAACTCGGACGCTTCACCAATATGAGCAATCTCTCCAATATTCTCTACCTCGGTCTGGGTGCCTCCGCGTTGTGTTTCGTGACCTGGAACCGGGCCGTGAATCTTCTCGGAGCTATCAACACGAGCGTATATATCTATCTGGTGCCTGTCATTACTGTTGTGTCATCTGCATTGATTCTTCAAGAGCAGATAACCTGGGTGATTGTACTCGGTGCGTTCTTAACTCTATTTGGCTCTTACATTTCAGAACAAAAAGGGCGCAAGCTTAACAACAAAAACACTAATCCGCATAGGGGTTAG
- a CDS encoding pseudouridine synthase — MLINKYISETGFCSRRETNRLIAAGRITINGRVCEKGAEVEHHDVVLIDGKEIPRNDSEPVYIALNKPIGIVCTAAEHVKGNIIQYMNYPSRIFAIGRLDKASEGLILLTNDGGIVNKMMRSEHNHDKEYVVTVDKPVTDEFVKSMSEGVEILDVVTKPCEVYRQSDNVFRIILTQGLNLQIRRMCKALGYRVLKLERIRIMNITLDQLERGQWRHLEQEELEILLSQLNEIK, encoded by the coding sequence ATGTTAATTAACAAATACATAAGTGAAACGGGGTTCTGCTCCCGCAGGGAAACGAACCGTTTAATTGCAGCTGGACGCATAACGATCAATGGCAGGGTATGTGAAAAAGGGGCGGAAGTTGAACATCACGATGTGGTCCTCATTGATGGGAAGGAGATTCCTCGTAATGACAGTGAACCTGTCTACATTGCTTTGAACAAACCCATCGGTATTGTCTGCACAGCAGCAGAACATGTGAAGGGGAACATCATTCAATATATGAATTATCCTTCTCGCATATTTGCGATAGGCAGGCTGGATAAGGCATCTGAGGGGTTGATTTTGCTTACGAATGACGGAGGCATTGTGAACAAGATGATGCGTTCGGAGCATAATCATGATAAAGAATATGTAGTGACTGTAGACAAACCCGTAACCGACGAATTTGTGAAGTCCATGTCTGAAGGTGTTGAAATTCTGGACGTGGTGACCAAGCCCTGTGAAGTGTATAGGCAAAGTGACAATGTATTTCGTATTATTTTGACACAGGGGCTCAATCTGCAGATCCGCAGAATGTGCAAAGCATTGGGGTACCGAGTATTAAAGCTGGAGCGCATCCGAATTATGAATATTACGCTGGATCAACTGGAGCGGGGGCAATGGCGTCATCTGGAGCAAGAGGAACTGGAGATTCTGCTGTCTCAATTAAATGAGATAAAATGA
- a CDS encoding DUF1963 domain-containing protein, translating into MYKVTRFTVDPDNPNKDSGMWIGGETAYVSDWPLNPEGQPLLHLFSINCNTLSQQVHIPSLPQDKYISVFSTYSASEYFLDQVTYTGDELEWNENILAGCTYVSVSSHPLTSVCPVPPIPLSGVRLIELELDDQEFPAFSFFSPTLPNGVKGIDHLVEEHQLVCQIYSGDFPDPYRDILGLPDANGYLFLRRGPASAHAPFDGIFFVQTA; encoded by the coding sequence ATGTACAAAGTTACTCGATTTACAGTTGACCCCGATAATCCAAACAAAGACTCTGGCATGTGGATTGGTGGAGAAACTGCATACGTTTCCGACTGGCCGCTCAACCCTGAGGGGCAGCCTTTATTACATCTGTTCTCCATCAATTGTAATACACTTTCACAGCAGGTCCATATCCCTTCTTTACCACAAGATAAATATATCTCGGTCTTCTCGACCTACTCCGCCTCCGAATACTTTCTGGATCAGGTAACCTATACGGGAGATGAGCTGGAATGGAACGAGAATATTCTCGCCGGGTGCACTTATGTCTCGGTATCTTCGCATCCACTCACTTCCGTTTGTCCCGTTCCACCCATTCCGTTAAGCGGCGTACGTTTGATAGAATTGGAGTTAGACGATCAGGAGTTCCCTGCATTTTCATTTTTCTCTCCCACTTTACCAAACGGTGTGAAAGGAATTGACCATTTGGTAGAGGAACATCAACTGGTGTGTCAAATATATTCCGGAGATTTTCCTGATCCTTATCGGGATATATTAGGTCTTCCCGATGCAAACGGTTATTTATTTTTGCGAAGGGGTCCCGCGTCTGCTCACGCACCTTTCGATGGAATTTTCTTTGTACAGACTGCTTAA
- a CDS encoding MFS transporter — protein MKKIFALSCGFYLLIGITSVVLGALLPVLLSYYERGYSDGGFLLFLQFLGFLVGVIAAPALTVRIGRKAMLTLALICIVAAYIVLGFLPSWSVVLLLTIIVGFGSGIIEPSVGAFTIEFTENQKAVAMSKLDVFFALGALLIPAVAALFIWMDLWHLTFYTVAVLSLVLMLLWITMPRPAALYLEQAGENTVAHAAGKAQYSRKHLGLLTIFVIFFFIYMGLELGLMNFLPSILVERLQLQESVASLSVSILWIAMIIGRLFSGKIAEAVNYMPFLIWSTVGTLLFTVAMVFVTGQWATYVLIFGTGLFMSGLFCIALVYANVLIPGMTERTTSILIASGGIGGAILQYVTGWSMSTGPVVNTIWILAGFCLILLLTLMVSHLWTVKNNAVRTALAQHSKEM, from the coding sequence TTGAAAAAAATATTCGCTCTAAGCTGCGGTTTTTATCTGTTAATCGGCATAACCAGCGTTGTACTCGGTGCACTTCTTCCTGTTTTATTGTCATATTATGAGCGCGGTTACAGTGATGGCGGATTTTTGTTATTTCTGCAGTTTCTTGGATTTCTTGTCGGTGTAATCGCAGCTCCTGCCCTGACAGTCCGTATCGGAAGAAAAGCGATGCTGACCCTTGCTCTGATCTGTATTGTAGCCGCCTATATAGTACTCGGTTTTCTGCCATCCTGGTCTGTAGTTCTTCTTCTCACAATTATCGTAGGTTTCGGTTCAGGTATCATCGAACCCTCTGTAGGTGCATTCACGATCGAATTCACTGAGAATCAGAAGGCAGTCGCCATGTCCAAGCTGGATGTCTTCTTTGCTCTTGGAGCACTTCTCATTCCCGCTGTCGCTGCTTTATTTATCTGGATGGATCTGTGGCATCTTACTTTTTATACGGTGGCCGTGTTGTCACTGGTTCTCATGCTGCTGTGGATCACGATGCCCCGGCCAGCCGCACTTTATCTGGAACAGGCTGGCGAGAATACAGTGGCACATGCAGCAGGTAAAGCCCAATATTCGAGAAAACATCTGGGTCTGCTGACGATCTTCGTCATCTTCTTTTTCATCTACATGGGATTGGAATTGGGATTGATGAACTTCCTGCCCTCCATACTCGTAGAACGACTGCAACTTCAGGAATCTGTCGCATCGCTGAGTGTCTCCATCCTGTGGATTGCGATGATCATCGGCCGTCTTTTCTCCGGGAAAATAGCGGAAGCCGTCAACTATATGCCTTTCCTGATCTGGAGTACGGTTGGCACGCTTTTGTTTACGGTCGCTATGGTATTTGTAACTGGACAATGGGCAACGTATGTGCTCATCTTCGGAACCGGTCTGTTCATGTCAGGGCTGTTCTGTATCGCACTGGTCTACGCAAATGTTCTGATTCCCGGTATGACCGAGCGGACAACCAGTATCCTGATCGCATCGGGTGGGATTGGAGGTGCCATCTTGCAGTATGTGACTGGATGGAGTATGAGTACAGGGCCTGTCGTGAATACGATCTGGATTTTGGCCGGATTCTGTCTGATCCTGCTGCTCACATTGATGGTCTCTCATCTATGGACTGTAAAAAATAATGCAGTACGTACTGCTCTCGCACAACATAGCAAGGAAATGTAA
- a CDS encoding aspartate aminotransferase family protein, with translation MQTLTNNRFIAGKGIKLIDDSGVEYLDGVSGTFNLSLGYNHPHVVSKIQEQVGNLTHMSSSFTEPYVNEVLDHLIEYAPNDINAGWMRDITGSTANECATKIAQKYTESTDIISLYLSHHGQTQFATGISGNAFRRKRFPNSAVANAVHVPAPYCYRCPFKSSNGDCDYQCVEAISDAIEYASSGSVACMIIEPILGNGGNIIPPAGYFKRLRKLCDEYNIILIADEVQTGIGRTGTMFASELFDIQPDMITLAKGLGGIGVPVAAVLMQSRLNVLEKHEHSFTSGSNLISVTAAKSTLEVVSEPGFLDAVKRKGEILGELLQELAMKYPSIGEARGVGLMWGLEIVGDGNEPDTLKTNAIVDRAFTDEHLILRSSRYGFGNVVKVRPSLTTTEDELVEIVERLDSVLASVH, from the coding sequence ATGCAAACTTTAACCAACAACCGCTTCATAGCCGGAAAAGGGATTAAGTTGATTGACGATTCAGGTGTTGAATACCTGGATGGCGTGTCGGGCACGTTTAATCTGTCACTGGGCTATAATCACCCACATGTAGTCAGCAAAATTCAGGAACAAGTCGGCAATCTGACGCATATGTCTTCCTCCTTCACCGAACCGTACGTAAATGAAGTACTTGATCACTTAATCGAATATGCTCCAAACGACATTAATGCCGGATGGATGCGGGATATCACTGGTTCAACTGCCAACGAATGTGCAACCAAAATTGCACAGAAGTATACCGAATCAACAGACATCATCAGCCTGTATCTGTCCCATCATGGGCAGACCCAATTTGCCACCGGGATTTCGGGGAATGCCTTCCGGCGGAAACGCTTCCCCAATTCGGCTGTGGCTAACGCTGTCCATGTACCTGCCCCATACTGTTATCGCTGCCCATTCAAATCCTCAAATGGAGACTGCGACTATCAATGCGTTGAAGCTATATCTGATGCGATAGAATATGCAAGTTCCGGCTCAGTCGCCTGCATGATTATCGAACCCATTCTCGGGAATGGCGGCAATATCATCCCTCCCGCCGGATATTTCAAACGTCTGCGTAAACTGTGTGATGAGTACAATATTATTCTTATTGCCGACGAAGTACAGACAGGCATCGGTCGTACCGGAACCATGTTCGCTAGCGAACTGTTTGATATCCAGCCTGATATGATTACCCTTGCAAAAGGTCTTGGTGGGATCGGCGTACCTGTTGCTGCGGTATTAATGCAATCCCGGCTGAATGTGCTCGAAAAGCACGAACACTCCTTCACCTCAGGAAGTAATCTGATCTCCGTAACCGCTGCCAAATCTACCCTGGAAGTGGTATCCGAACCCGGATTCCTGGATGCGGTGAAACGCAAAGGTGAAATTTTGGGTGAATTGCTGCAAGAATTGGCAATGAAGTACCCAAGTATCGGGGAAGCTCGTGGTGTCGGGTTAATGTGGGGGCTCGAGATTGTAGGTGACGGTAATGAACCGGATACGCTAAAAACCAATGCCATTGTTGACCGTGCTTTTACAGATGAGCATCTAATCTTGAGAAGTTCAAGATATGGATTTGGCAACGTTGTTAAGGTCCGGCCTTCCCTTACCACAACCGAAGACGAACTGGTTGAGATTGTAGAGCGGCTGGATTCAGTGCTCGCCAGCGTTCATTAG
- a CDS encoding alcohol dehydrogenase catalytic domain-containing protein has translation MLALVYKSAWDVALEERPVPEITRDNQVLVRIRATGVCGTDLGIVSGKYHAVPSVILGHESAGEVIDVGAAVTTLQPGDRVVIDPTYYCGQCDMCRTGRQNHCTHKSVTETGVSADGTFTDYYVTEDRFLYKLKDHVSYEEATLTEPLSCMLTGINQIHLLPNFRTIILGAGPIGILYSYALASKGVTGCLVDISEERLAIAGSIAPDRWEVHSSFENAIESLSPATHQVDMIVDTTGVVGTQVLSQLASGGYLMLVGLRDGNTSFNPKEVVDRSLKIIGSIDSLGTFATAHYMIEQGIIPAKKIITHSFPLEDYEEAFRTLGCDIQGRTLQASSHAIKVVLQSSGSSF, from the coding sequence ATGCTTGCATTGGTATACAAATCGGCTTGGGATGTGGCGCTTGAGGAACGGCCTGTTCCGGAAATTACAAGAGATAATCAGGTGTTAGTTCGTATTCGGGCGACAGGTGTGTGTGGTACCGATCTCGGTATTGTCAGCGGCAAATATCATGCGGTCCCTTCTGTCATTCTCGGTCATGAGTCTGCCGGGGAAGTCATTGATGTTGGCGCTGCGGTAACGACATTACAACCGGGCGACCGTGTTGTGATCGACCCTACCTACTATTGCGGACAATGTGACATGTGCAGAACAGGCAGACAAAATCATTGCACACACAAGTCTGTTACCGAGACAGGTGTGAGTGCTGACGGAACATTTACAGATTATTATGTGACCGAGGATCGTTTTTTGTACAAATTGAAGGATCATGTGAGCTATGAAGAAGCAACTTTGACGGAACCGCTCAGCTGCATGCTGACGGGGATTAATCAGATTCATTTACTGCCGAATTTCAGAACGATCATCCTCGGAGCAGGCCCGATTGGCATTCTGTATAGCTACGCGCTCGCTTCCAAAGGGGTCACAGGCTGTCTGGTCGACATCTCTGAGGAACGCTTAGCCATTGCTGGTTCCATTGCACCTGATCGTTGGGAAGTTCATTCATCCTTCGAAAATGCCATAGAATCACTGTCACCCGCAACCCATCAGGTCGATATGATTGTGGATACAACAGGTGTTGTGGGCACACAAGTGCTTTCCCAGCTCGCCAGTGGCGGTTACCTGATGCTGGTTGGTCTGAGAGATGGAAACACATCCTTCAATCCCAAGGAAGTTGTGGACCGCAGTCTGAAAATTATTGGTTCCATCGATTCTCTGGGGACATTTGCTACCGCACATTATATGATTGAACAAGGGATTATTCCGGCAAAAAAAATCATCACCCACTCCTTTCCATTGGAGGATTACGAAGAGGCTTTCCGCACACTTGGCTGCGATATTCAGGGACGTACACTTCAAGCATCTTCACATGCCATTAAAGTTGTGCTGCAATCCAGCGGTTCCAGTTTCTAA
- a CDS encoding HAD family hydrolase — protein sequence MAANKESNGLGAPNDDIIQAVIFDMDGVLIDSEPIYFEIERSSFTHFGARVTDEEHHTYVGVTLESMWQQVLDKHQLTATLEEIFAYHQHNVMQTMLAHPNLTAMPSVERWLSWLHEQHVPIAVASSSPRALIDLIMDKTGLGQYFEVRMTGEEVTNGKPAPDIFLTTAEMIGASPSNCLVIEDSRNGVQAAKSAGMRCIGYRNPGSGNQDLSKADLQISSYDELWTLKNTLPFEGRLPSLSKIR from the coding sequence ATGGCAGCGAACAAAGAATCTAACGGACTGGGAGCGCCCAATGATGACATCATTCAAGCGGTCATTTTTGACATGGATGGTGTACTGATTGACAGCGAACCGATTTATTTTGAGATTGAGCGCAGCTCTTTTACCCATTTTGGAGCAAGGGTGACTGATGAAGAACACCACACTTATGTTGGCGTTACGCTGGAGTCCATGTGGCAGCAAGTATTGGACAAACATCAGCTGACAGCTACGCTGGAAGAAATATTTGCTTATCATCAGCATAATGTGATGCAAACCATGCTTGCCCATCCGAATCTGACGGCAATGCCTTCCGTGGAACGCTGGTTAAGCTGGCTGCATGAGCAGCACGTACCCATAGCTGTAGCTTCTTCCTCTCCACGTGCACTGATTGATCTGATCATGGACAAAACCGGACTTGGACAATACTTTGAGGTGCGAATGACAGGTGAGGAAGTTACAAACGGCAAGCCGGCACCAGATATTTTCCTGACCACAGCTGAGATGATTGGTGCATCCCCTTCGAATTGTCTAGTGATCGAGGACTCGCGCAATGGTGTTCAGGCCGCCAAAAGTGCAGGCATGCGCTGCATCGGATATCGCAATCCGGGATCAGGCAACCAGGACTTGTCCAAAGCCGATCTTCAGATTTCCAGTTACGATGAGTTATGGACATTGAAGAATACACTGCCTTTTGAAGGCAGATTGCCAAGTTTGTCAAAGATTCGCTGA
- a CDS encoding YjfB family protein yields MDIAALSMAMSQASVVQSASLQVMSITKDMAQQQGQQMAEMLKSVPAPHPNLGGSLDLSV; encoded by the coding sequence ATGGATATTGCAGCATTATCAATGGCGATGAGCCAAGCTTCAGTAGTGCAGTCGGCAAGCTTGCAAGTGATGTCGATTACAAAAGACATGGCACAGCAGCAAGGCCAGCAGATGGCGGAAATGTTGAAGTCAGTGCCTGCTCCTCATCCCAATCTGGGTGGAAGTCTCGATCTTTCGGTTTAG